Genomic DNA from Gossypium hirsutum isolate 1008001.06 chromosome A01, Gossypium_hirsutum_v2.1, whole genome shotgun sequence:
CCTTTTGACCCTATTGCTGAACTTAACTCGGCAAAAACTCGAACCAGATGATCTGGTGAAACGTTATTTGCGTTACAAGCAATGTATTCGAAAGCAAGGGAAAGAAGTGCATCACCGGCAAGAACAGCGGTTGATTCACCGAAAACTTTGTGGTTTGTTGGTTTACCTCTTCGAAGATCATCGTTGTCCATACAAGGAAGGTCATCATGGATTAACGATGCTGTATGTATCATTTCTATAGCACAAGCTACTGGCATTGCTAATGATTCATCACCTCCCACTAGTTCACATGAAGCAATACAAAGAATGGGACGTACACGTTTGCCACCAGCTAGAAGAGAGTACCTCATTGCCtcattaatttttaaaggatGTCGCAATGGTATTGCTTCATCAAgtattttgttaatctttttgGCCTTTATGGCCATGTATGCTTCAAACTCGAATCCTTGAAATGGACTGCCTTGCATAATGAAGCTCTTGAATTGGTATGTAATGCCATTGTTGAACCAAGTGTTATTTATAAAGCTGGAAAACCCCGAATCGGCAATAAATTCCACATCAACCCGTCCTGTTCTATTatcattaaatttcatatttcagcatgaaattaaacaaatttgaaTATGGCTAGCCATGCTTGTTGGTTAAGGACCTTATTGTAAGGGAATAATTAACATGCCAGCCAGCCTAAAGttctttttattaataaaaataatttaattgattttatttgattGCATTTGATTTAAAATCTATTTCGTGAGAAATcatcttaaaaatttattaattaatataatagaaATTTGTCAAAAAATTCACTTATTCTTTAAAAACTATATTTAAGAACAAACTATCAttcttttaagaaaataatttaacataCAATACCTGATCTCTTAAAATGGGTCGACCATAAGTAGAAGTTTGGTTTTGTTTTCCAGATAAGTTTCTGATAAAAAACTTTGTTTAATTCATCATTAAAACGTAGCCGTAAACGCAAGTTATAAGATTGAGATAAGATTCCGATCAAAATTTGTTATTGTTTTGCTTAGCTTAATCATAAATTTACTTGATCGTTATTGTTTATCTTATCCTTTAATTACGAAATGGGAGATTCGATCTCTGCTCATGAGAatagagcatattttattatcAGACATTTACCTCTTTAAAGAGCACCCGCAACGAGGAAAATATTAGGATGACACAAAAAAAACCTGAAATCGAAAAGTTTCGAATCAATCAGACCCAATAGAATCGGGTTTTTTTCTTGACATCAAGTTTCGTGGTAGGTTAGGGTAAGGTCTGCTAGAAATCGCCCCGCCccgaaatatttatgaaattacccttatatattttttaatattaattaagttaaaaaatccTTAAAATTTATCACTACCTACGTCATTTTACCACATTTGCTTCCATTTCACGttagtttcttttcttctctcatttcaatatatttttccaAGTATCCCTCTAATTTTCGttccttatttttttcttctatggtgtaataatttttttacttggtCATCTAGGcatgtttttataaataattttttaatttaattaatcacaattttaaatgaaaaatttgaaTTCAGGTCAGGTCGGATCAGAGTTGGGTATACAATTAGTTTTCAGGTTTGGGTtctgtaacgtcccctaaccctataccgtcgccggaacagggttacgagacattaccagtcagtacagtccaatttcaattattaattaaaataaatattcacactcatcctagttttaagatgtcgtccc
This window encodes:
- the LOC107905272 gene encoding geranylgeranyl pyrophosphate synthase, chloroplastic — protein: MQGSPFQGFEFEAYMAIKAKKINKILDEAIPLRHPLKINEAMRYSLLAGGKRVRPILCIASCELVGGDESLAMPVACAIEMIHTASLIHDDLPCMDNDDLRRGKPTNHKVFGESTAVLAGDALLSLAFEYIACNANNVSPDHLVRVFAELSSAIGSKGLVAGQIMDIVSEGKVVSLKELEYIHVHKTAKLLEACVVCGVIIGGGDDNDIEKVRIYARCIGLLFQVVDDILDVTKSSMELGKTAGKDLVSNKATYPKVMGIDEAKNFAYHLMNKAVQQLACFDTAKAAPLYHLAYYIANRQN